A genomic stretch from Neospora caninum Liverpool complete genome, chromosome III includes:
- a CDS encoding yali0d05697p, related, with amino-acid sequence MGSIKGLSLKKHLGRKQKQNRPIPPWIRMRTGSKIRYNAKRRHWRRTKLGM; translated from the exons ATG GGATCCATCAAGGGTCTGTCGCTGAAGAAGCACCTGGGTCGGAAGCAGAAGCAGAACAGGCCGATCCCGCCTTGGATCCGCATGAGGACTGGCTCAAAGATTAG GTACAACGCCAAGCGGAGACATTGGCGACGAACCAAGCTGGGCATGTAA
- a CDS encoding putative tim10/DDP zinc finger domain-containing protein, translated as MDSDIPADKMQEMETQLAMLLEGQRQTMKLLDRCFSRCIDVPGNSLTSTQQQCVSNCTKTYWQASMFCTERLRGLAEKELQAQGGASGFSQ; from the exons ATGGATTCAGATATCCCCGCTGACAAAATGCAGGAGATGGAAACGCAGCTCGCT ATGCTGCTCGAGGGCCAGCGGCAGACAATGAAGTTGCTGGACCGGTGCTTCAGCCGCTGCATTGACGTACCTG GAAACTCGCTGACTTCTACCCAGCAGCAGTGTGTCAGCAACTGCACCAAGACGTACTGGCAGGCTTCTATGTTTTGCACAGA GCGATTGCGGGGTTTGGCTGAGAAGGAGCTCCAGGCCCAGGGGGGTGCGTCTGGGTTTTCTCAGTGA
- a CDS encoding putative ubiquitin, producing the protein MQILIKTLTGRKQSFNFEPDNTVLHVKQALQEKEGIDVKQIRLIYSGKQMSDELKLSDYKVVPGCTIHMVLQLRGGC; encoded by the coding sequence ATGCAGATCCTCATCAAAACCCTTACAGGCAGGAAGCAGTCTTTCAACTTCGAGCCTGACAACACTGTGCTCCACGTAAAGCAAGCTCttcaagaaaaagaaggcatCGATGTGAAGCAGATACGCCTGATCTATTCCGGCAAGCAAATGAGCGATGAACTGAAATTGTCTGATTACAAAGTTGTTCCGGGCTGTACGATACACATGGTCTTGCAGCTGCGGGGAGGCTGCTAA